Within Halobacterium jilantaiense, the genomic segment GACGCCTTCGAGGCGACGAACGCCCCGACCGGCGACCCCCGGTTCGGCTACATCCCCGCGGCGGACTCACTGGAGAACGCCCGGCGCGCGTTCCGCTCGATTCCCGAGCAGTCGACGGTCATCTTCGACCCCGTCGACGCCCTGGAGCGCGCCGACCGCGCGCGCTACGAGAACTTCCTCAACGAGCTCGGCAACCACGTGCGGAACACCGGCAGCGTCGCCGTCCTCCACTGCCTCGACACCGACAACACTCCCCCGCTGCGAGGGACGACGGAACACCTCGCGGACGTCGTCTTCCAGCTGGAGCTCGAGGAGGCCGCGGGCGACATCGAGACGCAACTCACGGTGCCGAAGTTCCGCGGGGGCGCTGCCCTGGAGACGCCCGTGAAGCTCACGCTCCGCGAGCGCGTCCAGGTCGACACCAGTCGCGACATCGCCTGAGTGTCCAACAGCCGTCGACAGCCGGGGCGAGCGCGGCCGCTACGCGTCGGGAAGAATGGAGAGAATCCGGGCTGCTTACTCGTCGTCGAGGTCGAGGTCCTCGTCGTCGAGTTCCTCGACGATTTCGTCGGCGTCGACGTCCGCATCCTCGAGGGCGTCCTCGACGTCGCCGAGGTCGCCGCCTGCGCCGCCCATCATGCCGCCCATGCCGGGCATGCCGGCGGGCTGGCCGTCGATAATCTCCTGGACGATGACGCGGTCGATGCCCAGCATGTCGATGACCTGGTTGAGCACCTGGCTCTTGCCCATCATCCACTGCTGGTTGAACTGGAGCTGCTGGGACTGCTCGATGTAGAGGGTCTCCTTCTCGACCGTCTCCGTGGTGGTCTCGGTCTCGCCGTCCTCGTTCTCCTCGGTGACCTCCTCCTCGACTTCCTCGGTCTCTAGGTCGACGTCGAGTTCGACGTCGAACATCATCTTCAGGAAGCCGACGGCCTGCTCCTCGCGGTCGGTGACCTCGTCGAGGACTTCGTAGTCGTACTCGACGTCCTCACCCGCGAGCGGGTGGTTGAAGTCGACGCGTGCGCGGCCGCCGATGATGGCTTCGACGTGGCCGTGCTCGCCGTCGACGTCGACGTGCGCGCCGGGGTAGCGCTCGTCTTCGGGAATCTTGTTCGCGGAGACGGTGCGGACCTCCTCCTCGTCGTACTCGCCGAAGGCCTCCTCGGCGACGACGGTACCCTCGTCACCGACGTCCTTGCCCTTCAGGTCGTCCTCGACGGCCTCGAAGATGTGGCCCTCGCCGATGACGATGGTGCGCGGTGAGAAGTCCTGCTCCTCGGTGTCGACGCCCTCGTCCTCGGCGACCTCCTCGTCAGTGGTGTCGACGAGTTCCTCGCTATCGACGGTGTAGGCGGTGTAGGAGAGCTCTACGAAGTCTCCCTCCTCGAAGCCGCCCTGTTCGTCGCTGGATTCATCGGCCTGCTCGGCCTCGGTTTCGTCGCTCATACCCATACGCACTCCCGTTCCACCCTTAAGAATCACGTTTCGCACCTGTGAGCACGGGCGTCAGCGCGCGTCCGTCAGGGAGACGACTGCGTCGGCGTCGACGGACAGCCACGTGGTCGTGTAGTCGGCGGCCGAGACGTCCCGCGGAGAGACGGTGACGCGGTCCGGCTGGTCGGTGTACCGGACCACGTGTAGGCGGAGGTCGGGGTCGTCGTCTGGCGCGCTGAACGCGTCGCCGCCGCGAGCGTCGACTGACATGACAGTCGGGAGTGTCACCGGAGTCGCCTTGAACGCTGCTAAGAGCCGAACGTACGGCTATGGAGACATCAAGCGCCGGCCTTTTCTCCCGGCACCTCGACCCAGCAGTCATGTACGAGGTGGAGGTGAAGGTGCCGGCAGACCACGACGACGTCCGAACGGCGCTCAACGAGGCGGGCGCGGAGTACCTGGGGACGGTGGCGCAGTCGGACACGTACTACGACGCGCCACACCGGGACTTCGCGGCGACCGACGAGGCGTTCCGCATCCGGACTGTCGCGTCGGCCGTCGCGGACTTCGAGCGTGGCGACGACCTCGCGGCGGATGTCGACGCCGTTCTCTCGGGTGGCGCTTGCGCCGGCGGCGAGACCAGGGTGACCTACAAGGGGCCGCTCGTCGAGACTGAGTCGAAGACCCGTGAGGAGTTCGAGACGACTGTCGGCGACGCAGACGAGATGGCCGCGGTCCTCGACGGCCTCGGCTTCGAGCCGGCGGCCGACGTGCGGAAGCTCCGGGCGAAGTTCCGGCTGGCGGAGTTCACCGTCCTGCTGGATGCCGTCGAGGGCGTCGGCGACTACGTCGAAATCGAGACCGAGGTGGACACGGAAGCCGAGGTCGAGGCCGCCCGCGAGCACGCCTACGAGGTGCTCCGGGACCTCGGACTGGACCCGACCGAGCAGATTCGGACATCGTATCTCGGCCTCAAGCTCGGCGACGACGAGGTCGCCGCCGAAGATGCGTAGTGGGCATAATTCCGGCTGTCACCGTTTTCGCAAGTTATAGGAACCGAGACTTGGTAGATTCGCCAATGACCGACCGGAACATCCAGGTGCAGTCCCTCGACCGCGGTGCTGTCGAGGACGAGGCCGTCGAAATCGTCGAACGAAAGGGCCTTGGCCACCCCGACTCCATCTGCGACGGCATCGCCGAACACGTCTGTGAACGCCTCGCTCAGGAGTACCTCGACCGCGTCGGCACGGTCCTCCACTTCAACACCGACGAGACCCAGCTCGTCGCCGGTGACGCCGCCCCCGCCTTCGGCGGCGGCGAAGTCGTCGACCCCATCTACATCCTCGTCGTCGGCCGCGCCACCAGCCACTACGTCGACGACGACGGCACCGAGTACCACATCCCCGTCGACTCCATCGCCCTCGAAGCCGCCCGCGACTACCTCCGAGAGACCCTCCCCAACCTCGACCTCGAGACGGACGTCATCGTCGACGTCAAACTCGGCGAAGGCTCCGGCGACCTCCAGGAGGTCTTCACTGAGGACGGCCCGAACGTTCCGATGGCCAACGACACCTCCTTCGGCGTCGGCCACGCCCCCCTCACGGAGACCGAGCGCATCGTCCGCGAGACCGAACGCTCCCTCAACGGCGACTACGCCGACGACAATCCCGCCGTCGGCGAGGACGTCAAAGTCATGGGCAAACGCGAGGACGACCACATCGACCTCACCGTCGCCGCCGCCTTCGTCGACGCGTACGTCCCCGACATGGACGCCTACACCGCCCAGATCGAGGCGCTCCGCGACCACGTCCACGACCTCGCCACCGACCACACCGACCGCGAGGTCACCGTCCACGTCAACACCGCCGACGACTACGAATCCGGCTCCATCTACCTCACCACCACCGGCACCAGCGCCGAACAGGGCGACGACGGCAGCGTCGGCCGCGGCAACCGCGCCAACGGCCTCATCACCCCGAACCGCTCCATGAGCATGGAAGCCACCTCCGGCAAGAACCCCGTCAACCACATCGGGAAAATCTACAACCTCCTCTCGACTCAGATTGCCGAGGAAGTCGTCGCCGAAGTCGATGGCATCCGCGACCTCCGCGTCCGCCTCCTCTCCCAGATCGGCCGCCCCATCGACGAACCCCACGTCGCCGACGTCCACGTCGTCACCGAAGACGGCCTCGACGTCTCCGACGTCGAATCCGAGATTCAGGCCATCGTCGACGACGAACTCGCGAACGTCACGGACGTCACCAAACGCGTCATCGACGGCGAACTGACTACGTTCTAGTACCTTTTGCGCTGCGCTCGGCGGCTTCGCCGCCTCGCTCGGCAAAAGCTACGCCAAAAGCACTCCTCCTTCGGTTCGCTCGCTGCGCTCGCTCCCCTCAGTCGTCGGCCCGAGCGCTCCCGCTGGTCGCGCTCGGTGAACCGCTCGCCCCGGCCTCTTCGCGGCGTCCTCAGAAATGCTTCGCGTTTCTGATGGGCTGCACGAGAGCTTCGCTCTCGTGAACGCTCGGCTCGCGGATGCTAGCCGCTGCCAGTTGATTGACTGGCCGAATCCCGCCGGCTGCGTAAGTTCAAGTAGCAGGCCGGGACCAGAGCCGTCGTGACCTGACGATCCGTGCGGGTCCGGCCGAGACGGGAGTGCGGCGTGCCGGCCCGCAGCAGTCCAGCCGCCTGCTCGCCAGCCCCCGGTCTGCGAGTGTTCTCGGCCGTAGCGATAGGTGTTTACTGCCGGGATGGCTTGCACCGTCTATGCTTCCGCCCGGAGCCGACACTGTCGTCGTGCGGCACGGCGACGTCGGCGTGAAGTCGAGTCACGTCCAGTCCGAGATGGAGCGGACGCTCCGGGAGAACGTCGCCGCGATGCTCGCCGACCGCGGCGTTCCGGGTGAGGTCGACCGCGAGTGGGGTCGCATCCTCGTCCGCACCCCCGAACCGGACCGTGCGGCCGACGCCGCGGCCGACACCTTCGGCGTCGTCTCCGCCAGCCCCGCCGTCGCAGCTCCCTCGAATCTCGACGCCATCACGGACGCGCTCGCCGATACCGCCCGCGAACACTACCGCGAGGGCGCGTTCGCGGTCGACGCTCGCCGCGCCGGCAGCCACGACTTCGACAGCCGCGACGTCAACCGCGCGGGCGGCGACGCCGTCTGGGCGGCCGTCGAGGACGACTTCGAACCCGAAGTGGACCTCGACGACCCCGATTTGACGTTCTCTGTCGAAGTCCGCGACGAGGAGGCGTTCGTCTTCCTAGAGACCCGGGACGGACCCGGCGGCATGCCGCTGGGCACGCAGAAACCACTCGTGGCGCTCCTCTCCGGCGGCATCGACTCACCGGTCGCCGCCTGGCAGGCGATGAAACGCGGCGCGCCGGTGGTCCCGCTGTACCTCGACCTCGGCGACTACGGCGGCCCCGACCACCTCGCTCGGGCCGAGGAAGCCGCCAGGAAACTGGACGCGTACGCGCCGAACCGCGACCTCGACCTCCGGGTCGCGCCGGCCGGCGACGCGGTCGGGCGACTCGCGGAGTCCGTCGGCCGCACCCGGATGCTCTCCTACCGGCGGTTCATGTACCGGGTCGCCGAGCACGTCGCCGAAGACGCCGGTGCAGTCGGCGTCGTCACCGGTGAGGCCATCGGCCAGAAGTCCAGCCAGACCACGGCGAACCTCGGCGTCGTCGACCGCGCGACGCACCTTCCGGTCCACCGGCCGCTGCTCACCTGGGACAAACAGGAGATAATCCGGGCCGCCCGCGACATCGGCACCTACCGGGACTCCACCATCGAAGTGGGCTGCAACCGGCTCGCGCCGAGCCAGCCGCTCACCGCCGCCCCGGTCGAGAGCGTTCGGAAAGACGAGCCGGACGACCTCTTCGAGTGGGCGCGGGAGGTCGCCGACGTCGTCGAGCGCGCGGAGGTGCCGAGAGCGTGACGGAGGTACTGGTCCTCGGTAGCGACGACGCGGACCTCCGGCTGGACCTGTTCGATTACGACACCGCGCGCCGCGCGCTCGCCACCTACGACGTGCGGTCGCCGTACGCGAACACGGTCGCCGTCGACACGGTGAGTCTCGGCGGCGCGGTCTCGCTGCTGAACGACCTGAACTGGTATCTCGTCCGGCTCGCCGACGCCGCGTTCGTCCGGGAGCCGTCGGTCTCGGAGACGGAGTGGCTGTCCCGCGACCTCGCCGCGAAGGTGCGGGACGGCGAGGTCCGGGCGGCCGAGACCGACGCGCACCTGAAGGTGTACGGCGTCGAGGGCGGCGCGCTCGTCGAGCCGATGTACGTCACACGAACGCAGGGCGAACACCCCGAGTACGACCTCCGCGAGGTCGACGAGACGTTCACGGTGCGCGTCAGCGAAGACGAGTTCCGGTAGCCCTCAGTCGAAGACGCCGGCGGAGAGGTAGCGTTCGCCGGAGTCGGGGAAGACGGTAACGACCAGCGGGCAGTCGTCGTAGGGGTCGCCGCCGTCCGCGAGCGCGTCGCCGTTCAGGTCCTCGAAGTCCTCGGCGTCGAAGTCGACCTCCGGGCAGTTCAGTCCGGGGTCGGCGATTCGCTCGGCGACCCGACTGGCGGCCCGGTAGACGGCTCCGCTGGACTGCCCGACGAGGATGCCGTCCTCGCGGGCGAGGGTCTGAACTGCGGTCTCGGCGTCCTCGACGTCGACTGTCTCGACGGTGTCGATGAGGTCTCTGTCCAGGATGTCGCTGACGAACCCCGGCCCCATCCCCTGGAAGTCGTCGTCGCCTGATTCGCCGGTCGAGAGCACGGCGTTTGATTCGGGTTCGACGGCGACCACCTCCATGTCGGGGTACTCCTCTTTCAACCGGGTCGCGGTGCCGGTAATCGTACCACCAGTGCCGACGCCCGCGACGAACGCGTCGATTTCGCGGCCCTCCACCTGGTCCAGAATCTCCTCGGCGGTCGTCCGGTAGTGCGCTCGCGGGTTCGCGGGGTTCTCGAACTGGCCGATGCGGAAGCCGCCGTCCTCGGCGGCGAGACGGTCGGCGACCCCGTTTGCGGTCTCCATCCCGCCCTCGACGAGTTCGAGGTCGGCACCGTACGCCCGCAGCAACTGCTTGCGCTCCGTGGACATGTCGGCGGGCATCGCGATGGTGAGGTCGTAGCCGCGCGCGGCGGCGACGACCGCCAGTCCGATGCCGGTGTTGCCGCTGGTGGCTTCGACGAGTCGGTCCCCCGGCTGGATCGCCCCCTCGCGCTCGGCGGCCAGTACCATCTCCCGCGCGGGCCGGTCTTTCGCCGACCCGCCGGGGTTGAACCCCTCGAGTTTGGCCGCGATGGTTGCGCCCTCGGGCGCTGGCACGCGCACGAGCGGCGTCCCGATGGCGTCCAGAATGCTGTCCTTCATTGTCTCATCTTACGAGACCCCGGAGTAAACGTGTATCGGGCCGTGGCAGCGCCTGCCGGCTCTGCCGCTGGCGGCGGGTTTTTGCCGGCGTCCCGCCAACTGGTGGTATGACACTGAGTACGATGGAGCCGAACCCGGCGTGGGACGCCGACTCCTACCCGGCGGTCGTCGACGCGTTCGAGAGTCTGGCCGACGGCGCGACCGTCCACGTCTGGGGCGCGGACTGGTGCGGGGACTGCCGCTCGCAGCTCCCGGACTTCGCGGCTGCGCTGGACGCGTCGGGCGTGGACCCCGAAGTGTACCCGGTCGAGCGCGGCGACGACGGGAAGACGGGGCCGAACGTCGAGGCCTACGGCGTCGACCTGATTCCGACCGTCGTGGTGGAGAGCCCCGACGGCGAGGAGTTGGCGCGGTTCGAGGAGCGGGAGCGCCAGCCGCCCGCCCAATTCCTCGCCGCGCAGCTCACCGACTGAACTCGGCGAGCCACTCCGTGATTTCTGCGGCGCTCTCGAGCGGCGGCGAGCACGCGCGCCGGCAGACGTAGGCGCGCGGGCCGTCGTCGGCGCTCCGGACGGCCCACACGGGTGGGGCGTCCTCGATTTCGAGGTCGGCGAGCCACTCGGCGAGCCCGGCGTCCGTGGGCGGCCGACGGGTGAGCAGGCGGTCGGGGAGGTACGCTTCGCCGACCGCGGCGCGCCAGTCGTCGGGCGTCCGGTCGGCGGCGACCGTGACCTCGCGGTGCCCCGTGGCGTTCGTGTCCGCGGCGAGCGCGAGTTCCGGGAGCCGGCCGGGATTGGTGTCGATGCGGCCGCCGTACCGCTGCAGCATCGCGGTCGCGGCCTCGGCGTAGCCGGCCTCGGGGTCGAAGGCGTCGAGCGCGAGCAGCGTCTCGCTGGCGACGCCGACCGGCGACGGCGTCGACCCGCCGCCGGTCGCCTGCGAGCGAACGTCCACGTCCTCGATTTCCTCCGGGGTCTCGTACAGCGCGCCGCTCCCGTCGTCGTAGCAGGCGTCGAGCACGGCGTCCGCGAGGTCGAGCGCGAACGCGAGGTGGCGGTGGTCGCCGGTCGCCTCGTAGGTGGCGAGCGCGCCGGCCGCGAGGTAGGCGTAGTCCTCGGCGTAGCCGACGCCGGCCACCTCGCCGTCCTCAGAACGCGCCGCGTTCTGACGGGCTGCGGAAGACGACTCCGTCGTCTTCCGAACGTCGATTGTGCGGCGGGCGAGCCGGTGGCCGTCCCAGAGTTCTTCGCGGACGAAGTCGACGGCGTCGGCGGCGCGGTCGGCGAACCGGTCGTCGAGCGCGAGCCCGGCTTCGGCGTAAGCGCGCGCCATCAGGCCGTTCCAGCCGGCGAGTACTTTGTCGTCGCGGGCGGGTCGCGGCCGGTCGGCGCGGGCGGCCCGCAGTCGGGTCTCGGCGGCGTCCAGCCACGCGCCGACCGTCTCCCGGTCCGCGTCGAAGCCGTCGGCGACTTCACCGACGGACGCCGAGACGGTGAGGACGGTCGTTCCGTTCTCGAAGTTGCCGGCGTCGTCGACGCCGTAGCGCTCGCAGACGGCGTCGGCGAGAACGTCGTCGCTGGCGTCGCTCGGAGCGTCCTCGGCGTACTCTCGGACGGCGTCCCGAATCTGGTCGGGCGTCCAGACGTAGAACGCGCCCTCTTCGCGCTCACCGTCGGGGTCGTCGACGGGCGGACTGCGTGCGTCGAGGGTGGCGTAGAAGCCGCCGTCGGGGTGGCCGAGTTCGCGGTCCACGAAGTCGAGGGTCTCCCTGGCGACCGCTACGTACCGGCTGTCGCCGAGCGCGCGGTGGCCGTCGACGTAGAGCCGCGCGAGTTCGGCCTGGTCGTACAGCATCTTCTCGAAGTGCGGGACGGTCCAGTCGCGGTCGGTGCAGTAGCGGTGGAAGCCGCCGCCGACGTGGTCGTAGAGCCCGCCGTCGGCCATCGCGTCTAGCGTCTCGCGGGCGACTTCGGCGTACTCGTCGCCGAGGTGGCTCGCCCGCAAGAGGACGTGCAGCCGGCCGCTCTGGGGGAACTTCTGACCGCGGCCGAAGCCGCCGTTGGCGCGGTCGGCGGCGCTGGCGATGTCGTCGGCGGCGTCCCCGAGCGGGGAGTCAGCGCCGAGGTCGACTGGCTCCGGGAGGTCTTCGAGTTCGCCGCGGGCGGCGCTCAGCCACTGGTCCGCGCGGTCTTCGAGTTCGTCGCGGTCCTCGGCCCAGTTCTCGGTGACGTCGTCGAGCAACTGGAGGAAGCCGGGCTGGCCCTGCTTGGGGTGTTTCGGGAAGTACGTGCCGACGTAGAACGGCTCCCGGTCGGGCGTGAGGAACACCGACAGCGGCCACCCGCCGCCGCCGCGGACGACCTGACTGACTTTCATGTACAGCGAGTCGACGTCCGGGCGCTCCTCGCGGTCGACTTTCACGGGAACGAAGTTGTCGTTGAGCTTCTCGGCGACCTCGGGGTCGTCGAAGGACTCCTCGGCCATGACGTGACACCAGTGGCACGCCGAGTAGCCGATGGAGAGGAAGATGGGCGCGTCGTGTTCGCGGGCTTTCCGGAAGGCCTCTTCGCCCCACTCCTGCCAGTTCACGGGGTTGTCGGCGTGCTGGCGGAGGTAGGGGCTGGCCGCCTCGTCGAGGCGGTTCTCGTCCGTCGGTTGGGTCATGGCTGGCGGTAGGCGTCGGGCCCGGGTAAACCCCGGCGTCGCGTCACTAGACGTTGCCCCCTCGCGTTCGGCTCCGTCCCGGTGGCCGCTGTCACCCCCACACGTTATAAGCACGTTCGTGACTACTCAGTGCTAGTCGAAGGGCAACGCTTACACTCTCGTGCTTACTCGGTGCGGGTATGACAGAGCGCGTCCTCCTGCTCGGCGGCGGCGGCCGCGAGCACGCCGTCGCCGAAGCCCTGGCGTCCGACTGCGAGCTGTACGCCGCGGCGGGCAACCGAAACCCCGGCGTCGCCGGACTCGCCGACGGGTTCACCGAACTGGACACGACCGACCCCGACGCCGTGCTCGACCACGCGGAGTCAGTCGACGCGACGCTCGTGGTGGTCGGGCCGGAGAGCCCGCTGGCCGCGGGCGTCGTCGACGCTCTGGAGGACGCGGGCATCTACGCGTTCGGCCCGAAACAGGCCGACGCGCGCATCGAGACGGACAAGCCGTTCCAGCGGCAGTTCATGGCCGACAACGACGTCCCCGGGCAGGCCGAGTTCGCGGCGTTCGACGACTCCGCGGCGGCCGCCGACTACGTCGAGTCCGTCGACGGTCACGTCGCCGTCAAGCCCGCTGGTCTCACCGGCGGGAAGGGCGTCCGCGTCACCGGCGACCAGGTGTCGAAAGCCGAGGCCGCCGAGTACGTCCGCGAGAGCGGCCACGACGAGTGGGTCATCGAGGAGCGTCTGGAGGGCGTCGAGGTCACCGTGCAGGCGCTCGTCGCGAACGGCGACGTGCGCGTCACGCCGGTCGCACACGACCACGGCCGCGCCTTCGAGGGCGACGAGGGGCCGAACACGGGCGGTATGGGCAGCGTCGCCGGTCCCGGCAAACTCCTCCCGTTCGTCACCGAGGACGACTACGCGGCGGCCGTCGACACCATCGAGGCCGTCGTCGAGGGGCTGGACGACTACCGCGGCGTGCTCTACGGCCAGTTCATGCTCACCGCCGACGGGCCGAAAGTCGTGGAGTTCAACGCCCGGTTCGGCGACCCGGAGGCGATGAACACGCTGCCCGCGATGGAGACGCCGCTGCTGGAGGTACTCGTCGCCGCCCGCGACGGGGAGCCGCTGCCGGACCTCTCTTTCTCCGAGACGGCGACGGTCTGCAAGTACGTCGTTCCCGAGGACTACCCGACGGACCCCGAGGGCGGCACGAAGCTCACCGTCGACCCCGAGGACCTGCGCGACGCCCGGCTCTACTACGCCAGCGTCGACGAGCGCGCGGACGGCGTCTACACCACGACCTCGCGGTCGTACGCGGTCGTCGGGACGGGCGACTCGCTCGCGGCGGCGAACGACGCCGCCGACGCCGCGCTCGGCGACCTCCCCGAGGGCCTGCGCGCCCGCCGCGACGTCGGCTCCGAGGCGCTGCTGCAGGCGCGCGAAGCGACGATGGCCGACCTGCGCGGGGACTGAGTCACTCCAGCAGGCTCCGGGCGTACCTGACCGGACGGTCGAGGTAGCCCGTGCCGAACGCCGCGAGCAGCACCGCGCCGAGCGTGTTGAACACGAGGTCGTTGACGATGTCGCTGACGCCTCGCACGGCCAGCGGTTGGCTGGCACCGAGTTCGGTGGCGAGCACGCCGGACGCGAACTCCAGCAGCTCCCAGAACACGCCCGCGGCGAGCACGAACACGACGATGAACACCGCGCGGAACTCGCCCGGAACGTCGATTTCGTCGGAGTGTTCCTCGAAGGTCCGTAGCGTGACGTAGCCGATGCCCGCGATGAGCACGGCCGAGACGGTGTGCGTGACGCTGTCGTACCACCCGAACCAGTCGTAGGGGCCCAGCGACCCGACCGTGTGCAGGAACACCGACAGCGTGACCCAGAGCACGAGCGGGGGGTCCATCGAGTAGTCGTACTCGCGGCGGACCAGTGCCGGCAGCAGGGTCACGAACAGGCTGAAGCCGACGCCGAGCGCGAGCCCGAGCCGGACCGTGGCGAGCGTGTACCCGAACAGCACGAGCAACACGACCTGCATGGCTCTGACGGCGAGTCGCTGGACGCGTTCGGGGGAGTCTGGCGTGGGAGTCACGAGTCTCTGAGCGTGGGTTCGTCCGGGCTGCCGTCGGTCTCGGTGCGCCGGAAGTACAACTCGAAGACGCCCCCGATCACGACAGCGACGAGGGTGACGTAGACGAAGTCCCACTGAATCTGGGCCTGGCTCCGGATGTAGTCCGAGCCGAGCAACTGGTCCGAGGCGTACCGGCCGATGGTCCAGACGCCCTGGACGGCCATCGTCGTCAGCGCGGCGAACGCGATGGAGAACCGCCGGCTCATCTCCACGCCCGTGAACGCGTCTAACTGGGCGACGCCGACGAGCGCGAACGCCGCGACGGCCGTGTACCCGGTGAACTCCTGATGGAGGCCGACGGACTGGCCGACGAACGATGCGGCTCCGACGAGCAACAGCGGCCACGGTGCCAGCACGCGCCAGTCGTCGGCCACCGCCGCCGGGAGCGCGACGAGCACGACGAACCCGACCTCGAAGCCGCTCCAGAGGAACTGGCGAGTGAGCGCGCTGTGGACGGCCGAGAGCGCGACGGCCGCGACCAGCACCCACCCGATGGCGGCGTTCGTCCGGTCGGCGCTGGCCTCTGCTGTGGGGTCCGACACACCCGTTCTTCGGCGGAGCCGCCTAAAGATATGGGCCGGTTACTCGCCGGTCGGCCCGGCGTACTCCCGTGACGGGAGTTCGGCGACCTCGACGTCTGCGGTCGTCTCCGGGTCGCAGTCCCGCGCTGCGTCGACGCTCTCGCGCGCGAGTTCGACGGCGTCGGACAGTTCCGGGCCGGCGGTGGCGCTGTCCAGGTGGCCGAGCGCGACGGCCGCGCCGCTGCCGATGGCCGTCTGCTGGCTGTCCCCGAGCGCGCCGCCCTCCGGCCCGACGCGGCGGAACCAGGCGCGCCCGTCGCCGTCGCGGGCCGCCACGACCGCCTCGACGCCGAGGTCCTCCGCGGCGTCCGCGGCCAGCCGCGCGAACGACGTGATGCCGATGTCGCGGCCCGCCTCGACGTCGAGTTCGCGGAGCGTCGCGTCCACGCGGCGGCCGAACTCGCCGACGTCGCCGGGGTCGCCGACCGCGCCCGCGAGCGCCTCGTCGAACGCGAACAGGCGGTGTGCGCCCTCGCTGGTCGCGTCGCTGTCGTCGACGACGCCCGTGTCCGCGGCGAACGCGACCCCGCCCTCGGTCTCGATGGCGACGACAGTCCCCATCGAATCACCTCTCAGTCGGGCTCCGGAGTCCCGTCATCGCGCCCTCCAGCGCCGGATGGCGCGCCGAACGAGGATGCTGGCTGCGAAGCCGGCCACCGTCCGCACCAGGCGGCCGCGGATGCCGCTGCCCCGGCTGCCGTCAGCGGTCTCGCTGGCGTCCCGCTCGCCCGCGCTCGTGGCGTCCGTCTCCTGGTCGGCGGCGCGCTGGCTCGCTCGTCGTCGGCGCACGAGATACGCCGCCCCGAGGCCGGCGGCCGCGAGCGCGAGGGTCCGCCGCCGAGAGCCCCCGCTCCCGTCGCTGCCGTCGGTGGTCGCCGCCCCCGGCTGTTCT encodes:
- a CDS encoding thioredoxin domain-containing protein; protein product: MTQPTDENRLDEAASPYLRQHADNPVNWQEWGEEAFRKAREHDAPIFLSIGYSACHWCHVMAEESFDDPEVAEKLNDNFVPVKVDREERPDVDSLYMKVSQVVRGGGGWPLSVFLTPDREPFYVGTYFPKHPKQGQPGFLQLLDDVTENWAEDRDELEDRADQWLSAARGELEDLPEPVDLGADSPLGDAADDIASAADRANGGFGRGQKFPQSGRLHVLLRASHLGDEYAEVARETLDAMADGGLYDHVGGGFHRYCTDRDWTVPHFEKMLYDQAELARLYVDGHRALGDSRYVAVARETLDFVDRELGHPDGGFYATLDARSPPVDDPDGEREEGAFYVWTPDQIRDAVREYAEDAPSDASDDVLADAVCERYGVDDAGNFENGTTVLTVSASVGEVADGFDADRETVGAWLDAAETRLRAARADRPRPARDDKVLAGWNGLMARAYAEAGLALDDRFADRAADAVDFVREELWDGHRLARRTIDVRKTTESSSAARQNAARSEDGEVAGVGYAEDYAYLAAGALATYEATGDHRHLAFALDLADAVLDACYDDGSGALYETPEEIEDVDVRSQATGGGSTPSPVGVASETLLALDAFDPEAGYAEAATAMLQRYGGRIDTNPGRLPELALAADTNATGHREVTVAADRTPDDWRAAVGEAYLPDRLLTRRPPTDAGLAEWLADLEIEDAPPVWAVRSADDGPRAYVCRRACSPPLESAAEITEWLAEFSR
- the purD gene encoding phosphoribosylamine--glycine ligase produces the protein MTERVLLLGGGGREHAVAEALASDCELYAAAGNRNPGVAGLADGFTELDTTDPDAVLDHAESVDATLVVVGPESPLAAGVVDALEDAGIYAFGPKQADARIETDKPFQRQFMADNDVPGQAEFAAFDDSAAAADYVESVDGHVAVKPAGLTGGKGVRVTGDQVSKAEAAEYVRESGHDEWVIEERLEGVEVTVQALVANGDVRVTPVAHDHGRAFEGDEGPNTGGMGSVAGPGKLLPFVTEDDYAAAVDTIEAVVEGLDDYRGVLYGQFMLTADGPKVVEFNARFGDPEAMNTLPAMETPLLEVLVAARDGEPLPDLSFSETATVCKYVVPEDYPTDPEGGTKLTVDPEDLRDARLYYASVDERADGVYTTTSRSYAVVGTGDSLAAANDAADAALGDLPEGLRARRDVGSEALLQAREATMADLRGD
- a CDS encoding Ntn hydrolase family protein, with product MGTVVAIETEGGVAFAADTGVVDDSDATSEGAHRLFAFDEALAGAVGDPGDVGEFGRRVDATLRELDVEAGRDIGITSFARLAADAAEDLGVEAVVAARDGDGRAWFRRVGPEGGALGDSQQTAIGSGAAVALGHLDSATAGPELSDAVELARESVDAARDCDPETTADVEVAELPSREYAGPTGE